One window of the Lysobacter sp. S4-A87 genome contains the following:
- a CDS encoding glycosyltransferase: MPPSSAFAIPADAAVVGSDDRRIRLLLLTDTAVLAPGGSERFLLNLASRLPRDRYRITLVQLHGGSMPANGQPARQLPHVQLRALPVHAVYDASGLRAWNALRSMLREEHFDIVQSQHEKADLLNALLPRRAGGVRISNRRDMGFKKSAKLAQVFRLLNPRFDRVVAPARQILSGLAHCEQLDALRMVWIPNGVDTRRYCPSTYQTRLDSRRALGLDEDAIVFGCVARLTEVKRHADLLDAFARVHQSLPQARLVLIGDGPLLGEIRSRIAELGIVDAVTLLNFRDDVDTLLPALDAVVLASSSEGMSNALLEAMACALPVIATAVGGNLHLVQHETSGLLVPPRDPISLAAAMQTLARSQHMARRMGMAARARVEREFSLDAMVHAFDQLYRHVLGRA, encoded by the coding sequence ATGCCGCCATCTTCAGCGTTCGCTATACCCGCTGATGCGGCGGTTGTCGGCAGCGACGATCGACGCATCCGCCTGTTGCTGCTGACCGACACGGCGGTGTTGGCGCCGGGCGGCAGCGAGCGGTTCCTGCTGAACCTGGCCTCGCGGCTGCCGCGGGACCGCTACCGCATCACCCTGGTGCAGCTGCACGGCGGGAGCATGCCCGCCAACGGCCAGCCGGCCCGGCAGCTGCCGCACGTGCAACTGCGCGCGTTGCCCGTGCATGCGGTCTACGACGCCAGCGGCCTGCGCGCGTGGAATGCGCTGCGGTCGATGTTGCGCGAGGAGCACTTCGACATCGTCCAGTCCCAGCACGAGAAGGCCGACCTTCTCAACGCGCTGTTGCCACGACGCGCCGGCGGAGTTCGGATCTCCAACCGCCGCGACATGGGTTTCAAGAAGAGCGCCAAGCTGGCGCAGGTGTTCCGCCTGCTCAATCCGCGCTTCGACCGGGTGGTGGCACCGGCGCGGCAGATCCTGTCGGGCCTGGCCCACTGCGAGCAGCTCGACGCCTTGCGCATGGTCTGGATTCCCAATGGCGTCGATACCCGGCGCTATTGCCCGTCGACCTACCAGACCCGCCTGGACAGCCGCCGCGCACTGGGCCTGGACGAGGACGCGATCGTGTTCGGCTGCGTCGCCCGGCTGACGGAAGTCAAGCGCCACGCCGACCTGCTCGATGCCTTCGCCCGCGTCCATCAATCGCTGCCGCAGGCGCGACTGGTACTGATCGGCGATGGCCCGCTGCTGGGCGAGATCCGTTCGCGCATTGCCGAGCTCGGCATTGTCGACGCGGTGACCCTGCTCAACTTCCGCGACGACGTCGACACGCTGCTTCCGGCGCTCGATGCGGTCGTGCTCGCCTCCTCCAGCGAGGGCATGTCGAATGCGCTGCTGGAAGCGATGGCCTGCGCGTTGCCGGTCATCGCCACTGCCGTCGGCGGCAACCTGCACCTGGTGCAACACGAAACCAGTGGACTGCTGGTTCCGCCGCGGGACCCGATCTCGCTGGCGGCGGCCATGCAGACGCTGGCCCGCTCGCAGCACATGGCCCGGCGCATGGGCATGGCCGCCCGCGCCCGCGTCGAACGCGAGTTCTCGCTGGATGCGATGGTCCACGCCTTCGACCAGCTCTACCGCCACGTTTTGGGCCGGGCATGA
- a CDS encoding CpsD/CapB family tyrosine-protein kinase, translated as MSANPIFERESAVSDDRSSQRSIAPAPAPVTLTPSELEERSIIHRTAVSRPEVDAFRELRTRLLAAVEGSFVALVAPVSSGSGGSFVARNLATALAFDDTKSALLVDCDLRHPSQHKTMKIDTPTGLVEYLEDPEGDLSDVIYETGVQGLRLIPAGMSREIGAEYFSSSRMRLLLDSIRSRHPNCYVFLDGPPVRGTPDARILADIADVVILVAGYGRDTAASIAQAAANFDPNKFAGVVFNEGV; from the coding sequence ATGAGCGCGAACCCGATCTTCGAACGCGAAAGCGCCGTGTCAGACGACCGCAGCAGCCAGCGCTCGATCGCGCCGGCCCCCGCGCCCGTGACGCTGACGCCCTCGGAACTCGAGGAGCGCTCGATCATCCACCGCACCGCGGTCTCGCGGCCGGAGGTGGATGCATTCCGCGAACTGCGCACGCGCCTGCTGGCCGCGGTCGAAGGCAGCTTCGTGGCCCTGGTCGCGCCGGTCAGCAGCGGCAGCGGCGGCAGCTTCGTCGCCAGGAACCTGGCCACTGCCCTCGCCTTCGACGACACCAAGAGTGCGCTGCTGGTCGACTGCGACCTTCGCCACCCTTCGCAGCACAAGACGATGAAGATCGACACGCCGACCGGGCTGGTCGAGTACCTGGAGGATCCCGAAGGCGATCTGTCCGACGTGATCTACGAGACCGGCGTGCAGGGCCTGCGCCTGATCCCGGCGGGCATGTCGCGCGAGATCGGCGCCGAGTATTTCTCGTCGTCGCGGATGCGCCTGCTGCTCGACTCTATCCGCAGCCGCCACCCGAACTGCTACGTGTTCCTGGACGGCCCGCCGGTACGCGGTACGCCCGACGCGCGGATCCTGGCCGACATCGCCGACGTGGTGATCCTGGTGGCCGGCTACGGGCGTGATACCGCCGCGTCGATCGCCCAGGCCGCAGCCAACTTCGATCCGAACAAGTTCGCCGGCGTGGTCTTCAATGAAGGCGTATGA
- a CDS encoding glycosyltransferase: MNAQALSALQLRSSAGLYGAERMVLALDRGLVRAGVRSRLLSINNYRMDEQALHDTASAAGHDAVLLPCRGRMDTGTVSALAAQITAAGSRAVVHSHDYKSAFYAWLATRRQPARLVATLHGWVEGTSSLRLYTRLELALLRRFDALVAVSTDQVARLARAGVPRWRIHCIDNGIDFPAADAIGAAALRDELGIAPDTHVFAAVARLSPEKNLAMLLQAFAPVARRSPGAVLLVVGDGPERASLQSLAGELGLGAQLRLLGSRSDMGAIYALTDCLVLPSLTEGMPLVVLEAMACGVPVLASAVGDVPRLLAHADHGRLVPAGDREALQGALADTAALPRRVDLRARQYVRENHGAQAMAERYLGLYLRLQEKTHDRRAS; this comes from the coding sequence ATGAACGCGCAGGCGCTGTCCGCGCTGCAGTTGCGCTCGAGCGCGGGTCTCTACGGTGCCGAACGCATGGTGCTCGCGCTGGACCGCGGACTGGTCCGCGCTGGCGTTCGCAGCCGCCTGCTCAGCATCAACAACTACCGCATGGACGAACAGGCGCTGCATGACACCGCCAGCGCCGCCGGCCATGACGCGGTGCTGCTGCCGTGCCGCGGCCGGATGGATACGGGCACCGTCTCGGCACTGGCGGCGCAGATCACCGCAGCCGGGTCGCGCGCAGTGGTCCACAGCCACGACTACAAGAGCGCCTTCTACGCCTGGCTGGCCACGCGCCGGCAACCGGCGCGACTGGTGGCGACCCTGCATGGCTGGGTCGAAGGCACTTCGTCCCTGCGCCTGTACACGCGCCTGGAACTGGCCCTGCTGCGCCGCTTCGATGCCCTCGTCGCCGTGTCCACCGACCAGGTGGCGCGACTGGCCCGCGCAGGCGTGCCGCGTTGGCGTATCCACTGCATCGACAACGGCATCGACTTCCCCGCGGCCGACGCCATCGGTGCAGCGGCGCTGCGCGACGAGCTCGGCATCGCCCCCGACACCCATGTTTTCGCCGCCGTGGCGCGGCTGTCGCCGGAGAAGAACCTGGCGATGCTGCTGCAGGCCTTCGCGCCCGTGGCCCGGCGCTCGCCTGGCGCAGTCCTGCTGGTGGTCGGCGACGGTCCGGAGCGAGCGTCGCTGCAGTCACTGGCTGGCGAACTCGGACTGGGCGCGCAGCTGCGCCTGCTCGGCAGCCGCAGCGACATGGGCGCGATCTACGCGCTGACCGATTGCCTGGTGCTGCCATCGCTGACCGAAGGCATGCCGCTGGTCGTGCTCGAAGCCATGGCCTGTGGCGTACCGGTGTTGGCCAGCGCCGTGGGCGATGTCCCGCGCCTGCTGGCCCACGCCGACCATGGCCGGCTCGTGCCAGCCGGCGATCGTGAAGCCTTGCAGGGCGCACTCGCCGACACGGCGGCGCTGCCGCGGCGGGTCGACCTGCGCGCGCGCCAGTACGTGCGGGAGAACCACGGCGCGCAGGCGATGGCCGAGCGCTACCTCGGGCTGTACCTGCGCCTGCAGGAGAAGACGCATGACCGCCGTGCGTCCTAG
- a CDS encoding polysaccharide deacetylase family protein translates to MTAQLRSWLRYLLALCSHYSGLDWLYRQVSGAGLVILMLHRLRDDPDPYPLSMSRGNLRQIIRWLRGQQALVGLGEGLRDLLPSAPQRVRYALTFDDGYHDNLGLIDASLGHVPAVVYIATGHIGGEPIWAYRLAHAIESRSRDQIDLGGLGLGHFDLAEADDRYRLYTLLPPRLKTLEPAELEAWIDHVCEQARPRPIPHESREMLDWDDVRKLYVNGIEIGGHTCSHAILSRLDETAAREEIGLAHASITTELGMPPRHFAYPNGGIDDFSERDARLVREAGFETATTSIEGINRPGADPYRLMRFNVHEERFRAPSGRLSRALFFSETSGLLGWLRGCRAAADPLRDSSVQPG, encoded by the coding sequence ATGACCGCACAGCTGCGATCCTGGCTTCGCTACCTGCTGGCGTTGTGCAGCCACTACAGCGGGCTGGACTGGCTGTACCGGCAAGTCAGCGGCGCCGGCCTGGTGATCCTGATGCTGCATCGCCTGCGCGACGACCCCGATCCCTATCCGCTGAGCATGTCGCGCGGCAACCTGCGCCAGATCATCCGCTGGCTGCGCGGCCAGCAGGCGCTGGTCGGCCTGGGCGAAGGACTGCGCGACCTGTTGCCGTCGGCGCCGCAGCGGGTGCGCTATGCCCTCACCTTCGACGACGGCTACCACGACAATCTGGGCCTGATCGACGCCAGCCTCGGCCACGTGCCGGCGGTGGTCTACATCGCTACCGGCCATATCGGTGGCGAGCCGATCTGGGCGTACCGGCTTGCCCACGCGATCGAGTCGCGCAGCCGCGACCAGATCGACCTGGGTGGCCTGGGGCTGGGCCATTTCGACCTGGCCGAGGCCGATGACCGCTATCGTCTCTATACCCTGCTGCCGCCACGACTGAAGACCCTCGAGCCGGCAGAACTGGAGGCGTGGATCGACCACGTCTGCGAGCAGGCGCGGCCGCGCCCGATCCCGCACGAGAGCCGCGAGATGCTCGACTGGGACGACGTGCGCAAGCTCTACGTCAACGGCATCGAGATCGGCGGGCACACCTGCAGCCACGCCATCCTCAGCCGGCTCGACGAGACCGCGGCGCGCGAGGAAATCGGCCTGGCGCATGCCAGCATCACCACCGAACTGGGCATGCCGCCGCGCCACTTCGCCTATCCCAATGGCGGCATCGATGACTTCAGCGAGCGCGATGCACGGCTGGTTCGCGAAGCCGGCTTCGAAACCGCAACCACGTCCATCGAAGGCATCAACCGTCCGGGCGCCGACCCCTACCGGCTGATGCGCTTCAACGTCCACGAAGAGCGCTTCCGTGCGCCATCCGGCCGGCTTTCCAGGGCGCTGTTCTTCAGCGAGACCAGCGGCCTGCTGGGATGGCTGCGCGGTTGCCGCGCCGCCGCCGACCCGCTTCGCGACAGCAGCGTGCAGCCGGGGTGA
- a CDS encoding XrtA system polysaccharide chain length determinant: MNGSSMDLVVAEARPSAVAALVPVAFEESRRHPVLLASVFTVIALAALLFGLLLPKKYNSATTILIEESNIIKPLMEGRAVPTGVVSRAGITREVAFSAKVMNEILKTGGWLAKNPSPLQKEQLIEQITSRTVISNPRENLIRISYTDTSAERAHDVTKRFAEMIMQESLATKERESRDAYEFIDSQVRQYHAKLTDAETKLENYRKSNPDARPGIDGDVNSRIGELRRMVDTSRMELMDLDSQGNALQSQLSGENEINVVQTRSGQVMAQMAELENERSRLLMNYTEQHPDVVRVQHQLRDLEEQLRQDDARQDARKIGAPTSLDGVASFNPLYGELKSKYAENRRQSAAVSSRIATSQHLLDQELGRSRHIAASESTLAELSRDYEVNRELYQDLLKRRENARVSMSLDSEQRGLSFRIQEPASYPLRGVGLRLVHVAGAGLGAAALAPLFLLIGFVRLDPRVRSPHQIETVAALPVIGSVPRYQTTPARRQGNRRFVIAAMIALLVPLIYGLTLALKLVYAQ, encoded by the coding sequence ATGAACGGATCGTCCATGGACCTGGTGGTGGCCGAGGCGCGGCCATCGGCCGTGGCGGCATTGGTGCCGGTGGCGTTCGAGGAGAGCCGCCGCCATCCGGTGCTGCTGGCGTCGGTCTTCACCGTGATTGCGCTGGCCGCGCTGCTGTTCGGCCTGCTGCTGCCGAAGAAGTACAACTCGGCCACGACCATCCTGATCGAGGAAAGCAACATCATCAAACCGCTGATGGAGGGCCGTGCGGTGCCGACCGGTGTGGTCAGCCGCGCCGGCATCACGCGCGAGGTCGCCTTCAGCGCCAAGGTGATGAACGAGATCCTCAAGACCGGCGGCTGGCTGGCGAAGAATCCGAGCCCCCTGCAGAAAGAGCAGCTGATCGAGCAGATCACCAGCCGCACCGTCATCTCCAACCCGCGCGAGAACCTGATCCGCATCTCCTACACCGACACCAGCGCGGAGCGCGCGCACGACGTCACCAAGCGCTTCGCCGAGATGATCATGCAGGAGAGCCTGGCCACCAAGGAGCGCGAGAGCCGCGACGCCTACGAGTTCATCGACTCGCAGGTGCGCCAGTACCACGCCAAGCTCACCGACGCCGAGACCAAGCTCGAGAACTACCGCAAGTCCAACCCCGACGCGCGGCCGGGCATCGACGGCGACGTCAACTCCCGCATCGGCGAGCTGCGGCGCATGGTCGACACCTCGCGCATGGAGCTGATGGACCTGGACTCGCAGGGCAACGCGCTGCAGTCGCAGTTGTCGGGCGAGAACGAGATCAACGTCGTCCAGACCCGCTCCGGGCAGGTGATGGCGCAGATGGCCGAGCTCGAGAACGAGCGATCCCGGCTGCTGATGAACTACACCGAGCAGCATCCCGACGTCGTGCGCGTGCAGCACCAGCTGCGCGACCTTGAGGAACAGCTGCGCCAGGACGATGCCCGCCAGGATGCGCGCAAGATCGGCGCGCCGACGTCGCTCGATGGCGTGGCTTCGTTCAACCCGCTCTATGGCGAACTCAAGAGCAAGTACGCCGAGAACCGCCGGCAGAGCGCCGCGGTGTCCTCGCGCATCGCCACCAGCCAGCACCTGCTCGACCAGGAACTGGGCCGCAGCCGCCACATCGCCGCGTCCGAAAGCACCCTGGCGGAACTGTCGCGCGACTACGAAGTCAACCGCGAGCTCTACCAGGACCTGCTCAAGCGCCGCGAGAACGCACGCGTGTCGATGAGCCTGGACTCCGAACAGCGTGGCCTGAGCTTCCGCATCCAGGAACCGGCCAGCTACCCGCTGCGTGGCGTCGGCCTGCGTCTGGTCCATGTCGCCGGTGCCGGCCTCGGCGCCGCCGCGCTGGCACCGCTGTTCCTGCTGATCGGATTCGTCCGCCTCGACCCGCGCGTGCGCTCGCCGCACCAGATCGAGACGGTCGCTGCCCTGCCGGTGATCGGCTCGGTGCCGCGCTACCAGACCACCCCGGCACGCCGCCAGGGCAACCGCAGGTTCGTGATCGCGGCAATGATCGCCCTGCTGGTCCCGCTGATCTACGGACTGACCCTCGCCCTGAAACTGGTGTACGCCCAATGA
- a CDS encoding O-antigen ligase family protein encodes MTAVRPSLPRGPSDAAPAQGPAQPRFPLAARALNRTGPTTRGTDPRSIDARGNARGTAAASQAAAALRLPAAPRNWALYLFLVLLPLQNITAGYLPNIGGGFNFLNIMFLLSLATAMSQQGHLAKGEAVNGWVMAYSVYAIISMCIGYQYVTAAENHLNQLKDHLVGLFVLYVVQMSVRDWKGVRLVVLATLVPLPYIAKVVWVQHFSVARTHYTDDLRISGTFALLGANEFAAFCVTVTIVLFSLLLACRLSRRWRMVLAGGVACMVLGVLYAYSRTAYVSLIVGLVAVILVWRGRWKLILPLVLAAALLPAILPASVVERFDSTTVEEGQRDESTELRIEYWKVAWANFLRHPATGTGYHTFHHREINPYGKDTHNLYIRTLSEGGVIGAVMLLGVMLSVLFLALRELRHSRSGTWHYSLALGLLGAWLAMVIANLFGDRFTYYPVIAYFWAYVALVLKARHLPPEDVTR; translated from the coding sequence ATGACCGCCGTGCGTCCTAGCTTGCCGCGTGGTCCGTCCGATGCCGCTCCTGCCCAGGGGCCGGCGCAGCCGCGCTTCCCGCTGGCCGCGCGTGCCCTCAACAGGACCGGGCCGACTACGCGCGGCACCGATCCTCGCAGTATTGATGCTCGCGGCAATGCCCGCGGCACGGCGGCCGCCTCGCAGGCCGCGGCCGCGCTGCGGTTGCCCGCCGCTCCGCGCAACTGGGCGCTGTACCTGTTCCTGGTCCTTCTGCCCCTGCAGAACATCACCGCCGGCTATCTGCCCAACATCGGCGGCGGCTTCAACTTCCTCAACATCATGTTCCTGCTGTCGCTGGCCACGGCGATGTCGCAGCAGGGGCACCTGGCCAAGGGCGAGGCCGTCAACGGCTGGGTGATGGCCTACAGCGTCTACGCGATCATTTCGATGTGCATCGGCTACCAGTACGTCACCGCGGCCGAGAACCACCTCAACCAGCTCAAGGACCACCTGGTCGGCCTGTTCGTGCTCTACGTCGTGCAGATGAGCGTGCGCGACTGGAAGGGCGTGCGGCTGGTGGTCCTGGCCACGCTGGTACCGTTGCCATACATCGCCAAGGTGGTGTGGGTGCAGCACTTCAGCGTGGCACGGACGCACTACACCGACGACCTGCGCATCAGCGGCACCTTCGCCCTGCTCGGTGCCAACGAGTTCGCCGCCTTCTGCGTCACCGTCACCATCGTGCTGTTCTCGCTGCTGCTGGCGTGCCGGCTGTCGCGGCGCTGGCGCATGGTGCTGGCCGGCGGCGTCGCCTGCATGGTGCTCGGCGTGCTCTACGCCTATTCGCGCACCGCCTACGTCAGCCTGATCGTCGGCCTGGTGGCGGTGATCCTGGTCTGGCGCGGACGCTGGAAGCTGATCCTGCCGCTGGTCCTGGCCGCGGCGCTGCTGCCGGCGATACTCCCGGCGTCTGTGGTGGAGCGCTTCGACAGCACCACGGTCGAGGAAGGCCAGCGCGACGAGAGCACCGAGTTGCGCATCGAGTACTGGAAAGTGGCCTGGGCCAACTTCCTGCGGCATCCGGCCACCGGCACCGGCTACCACACCTTCCACCACCGCGAGATCAATCCCTACGGCAAGGACACCCACAACCTCTACATCCGCACGCTCAGCGAGGGCGGCGTGATCGGAGCGGTGATGCTGCTGGGGGTGATGCTGTCGGTGCTGTTCCTGGCCTTGCGCGAACTACGCCATTCGCGCTCGGGCACCTGGCACTACTCGCTGGCGCTGGGCCTGCTCGGCGCCTGGCTCGCAATGGTCATCGCCAACCTGTTCGGCGACCGTTTCACGTATTACCCGGTAATCGCCTACTTCTGGGCCTACGTCGCCCTGGTGTTGAAGGCGCGCCATCTGCCACCGGAGGACGTCACGCGATGA
- a CDS encoding outer membrane beta-barrel protein: MARERRHPLGKARQSTLCIALLAAIPLGADAAKINYSVGGYVEHSDNIGLTETNPEKAETLGALFDFDLTQTGKNTNLTARGGAEYLYYTGDTFDDDIRATLVGHLDWNTMQDRLQFVLEDYLNYEPIDVLAANAPNNQQQVNVFLAGATLNLRPGAATRTRLDIRYNNYYAEETEEFNGDRFNAAFTLWQDTSATTRMSGTIEASQVEYDQPNLGADYRRLDTYATINRNLANFDLNLRVGYSWVELLSFEGEQSSPLVRGVLTWRASPRSTFNGALYYQFSDAAQELITRSDDIGSPSVVAPPPSDQAANDLLIGPDIYKQRRVEFDYRFTGERYDFAIGPYYENNEYLDPTVDSEGSYGLGVGATWRIQPMLHLTCLLSRSYRDFDTFDRDDDDFAAYLSLVKIFTRNWSASIDLRHQERNSNVPEASYDENAAIFSVRYTR, translated from the coding sequence ATGGCCAGGGAACGACGTCATCCGTTGGGCAAGGCCCGACAGTCCACCTTGTGCATCGCCCTGCTGGCGGCGATTCCACTGGGCGCCGACGCGGCCAAGATCAACTACTCCGTCGGTGGCTACGTCGAGCACAGCGACAACATCGGCCTGACCGAGACCAACCCGGAAAAAGCCGAAACACTGGGCGCGCTGTTCGACTTCGACCTGACCCAGACCGGCAAGAACACCAATCTCACCGCGCGCGGCGGTGCCGAGTACCTGTACTACACCGGCGACACCTTCGACGACGACATCCGCGCCACCCTGGTCGGCCACCTCGACTGGAACACCATGCAGGACCGCCTGCAGTTCGTCCTGGAGGACTACCTCAACTACGAGCCGATCGACGTGCTCGCGGCCAATGCGCCCAACAACCAGCAGCAGGTCAACGTCTTCCTGGCCGGCGCCACGCTCAACCTGCGACCCGGCGCGGCCACGCGCACGCGCCTGGACATCCGCTACAACAATTACTACGCCGAGGAGACGGAAGAGTTCAACGGCGACCGCTTCAACGCCGCCTTCACCCTGTGGCAGGACACCAGCGCGACCACGCGCATGTCCGGCACCATCGAGGCCAGCCAGGTCGAGTACGACCAGCCCAACCTGGGCGCCGACTATCGCCGCCTCGACACCTACGCGACCATCAACCGCAACCTGGCCAACTTCGACCTGAACCTGCGCGTGGGCTACTCGTGGGTGGAGCTGCTCAGCTTCGAGGGCGAACAGTCCTCGCCGCTCGTGCGCGGCGTCCTGACCTGGCGCGCCAGCCCGCGCAGCACGTTCAACGGTGCTCTCTACTACCAGTTCTCCGATGCCGCGCAGGAGCTGATCACCCGCTCCGACGACATCGGTTCGCCGAGCGTCGTCGCACCGCCGCCCAGCGACCAGGCCGCCAACGACCTGCTGATCGGCCCGGACATCTACAAGCAGCGCCGCGTCGAGTTCGACTACCGCTTCACCGGCGAACGCTACGACTTCGCCATCGGTCCGTACTACGAGAACAACGAGTACCTCGACCCGACCGTCGACAGCGAAGGCAGTTACGGGCTCGGCGTGGGCGCCACCTGGCGCATCCAGCCGATGCTGCACCTGACCTGCCTGCTCTCGCGCAGCTACCGCGATTTCGACACCTTCGACCGCGACGACGATGACTTTGCTGCCTACCTGAGCCTGGTCAAGATCTTCACCCGCAACTGGAGCGCATCGATCGACTTGCGCCACCAGGAACGCAACAGCAACGTGCCCGAAGCCAGCTATGACGAGAATGCCGCCATCTTCAGCGTTCGCTATACCCGCTGA
- a CDS encoding XrtA/PEP-CTERM system exopolysaccharide export protein: MRLIQIIQTVGLLLFLSACASSGDTAGAPPPSSEHSVDSYQIGIDDIVQVSVWRNPELGITVPVRPDGKISVPLIGDVSAGGRTPDEVAKDIQTRLATFVRDPQVAVILTDLRSHEYLSRVRVTGAVRQPISIPYRQGMTVLDAVLAAGGVTEFAAPARSDLYRKTGESTRSYAVRLDHILEDGDLSTNFKVAPGDVITVPERTL; the protein is encoded by the coding sequence ATGCGCTTGATCCAGATCATCCAGACCGTCGGCTTGTTGCTGTTCCTTTCGGCGTGTGCCTCCTCCGGCGACACCGCCGGCGCACCGCCTCCCAGCAGCGAGCATTCGGTCGACTCCTACCAGATCGGCATCGACGACATCGTCCAGGTGTCGGTCTGGCGCAACCCGGAACTGGGCATCACCGTCCCGGTACGTCCGGACGGCAAGATCTCGGTGCCGTTGATCGGCGATGTCTCCGCCGGTGGCCGTACCCCCGACGAGGTCGCCAAGGACATCCAGACCCGGCTCGCCACCTTCGTGCGTGATCCCCAGGTCGCGGTGATCCTCACCGACCTGCGCAGCCACGAGTACCTCTCGCGCGTGCGCGTGACCGGTGCGGTGCGCCAGCCGATCTCCATCCCCTATCGCCAGGGCATGACCGTGCTCGATGCCGTGCTCGCTGCCGGCGGTGTCACCGAGTTTGCCGCGCCGGCGCGCTCGGACCTGTACCGCAAGACCGGTGAGAGCACGCGCAGCTATGCCGTGCGCCTGGACCACATCCTCGAGGACGGCGACCTGTCCACCAACTTCAAGGTCGCCCCCGGCGACGTCATCACCGTCCCGGAACGCACGCTATGA
- a CDS encoding polysaccharide deacetylase family protein has protein sequence MTTDAVSGPARLPILMYHGLHVDADSRGRFDPVYSVEPDRFARQLDWIQAQGLRSMLLDEAMQQRGDRAVVISFDDGDVSNVEVALPQLLERGMKAEFFITTGFIGATGMLSADEVRELAAAGMGIGSHGCSHAFLEDLDTTALMSELDDSRCRLQALSRRPVEAIALPGGRGGERELRAAQSLGYQHLLGSVPGPNLRARGDCCLQRLAITRNLGMDDFAALVRWQGLSPRLLQARHAALSLPKRVLGNKGYERLRERLL, from the coding sequence GTGACTACCGATGCCGTGAGCGGCCCCGCGCGACTGCCGATCCTGATGTACCACGGCCTCCACGTCGACGCCGATTCGCGCGGGCGCTTCGATCCGGTGTACAGCGTCGAGCCGGACCGGTTCGCCCGCCAGCTCGACTGGATCCAGGCGCAGGGCTTGCGCAGCATGCTGCTCGACGAGGCGATGCAGCAGCGTGGCGATCGCGCCGTGGTCATCAGCTTCGACGACGGCGACGTCTCCAACGTCGAGGTCGCGCTGCCGCAGCTGCTCGAACGCGGCATGAAAGCCGAATTCTTCATCACCACCGGGTTCATTGGTGCAACCGGAATGCTGTCCGCCGACGAAGTGCGCGAGCTGGCTGCGGCCGGCATGGGCATCGGTTCGCACGGTTGCAGCCATGCCTTCCTCGAGGACCTGGACACGACCGCGCTGATGTCGGAACTGGACGACAGCCGCTGCCGGCTGCAGGCGCTCAGCCGCCGCCCGGTCGAGGCGATCGCGCTGCCGGGTGGCCGCGGCGGCGAGCGCGAACTGCGCGCGGCGCAGTCGTTGGGGTACCAGCATCTGCTCGGTTCGGTGCCCGGCCCCAACCTGCGCGCCCGTGGCGACTGCTGCCTGCAGCGGCTGGCGATCACCCGCAACCTGGGCATGGACGACTTCGCCGCACTGGTGCGCTGGCAAGGCCTGTCGCCGCGGCTGCTGCAGGCGCGCCACGCCGCCCTCTCGCTGCCCAAGCGCGTGCTTGGCAACAAGGGCTACGAACGCCTGCGCGAGCGTCTGCTATGA